A genomic window from Ascaphus truei isolate aAscTru1 chromosome 1, aAscTru1.hap1, whole genome shotgun sequence includes:
- the LOC142470555 gene encoding uncharacterized protein LOC142470555, with product MLLLYIVAPGGHVSPEMEQVSSPGSASSTLLEEHHGDEDDEYDEDDATEETEIQSCDHEEVPIETVVPPNRPSTSTYDAIVASEGKIVDAENRRHSDMMTVLERMIGLQEETVSQLAHLHRVFIEVPKQLQKINTSFEALVVQQTQANYWRMTNVPQFNTSQPGSVHAGQFSPQSSEIHSPGPNVTGQVADIAVQVPDDILPLPSLQIQQQTPTKEATKTKQDTHETDQPSLVQCLPTCSHVSLGTSPVREQSLPKSPVGESLPKSPVGESLPKSPVGESLPTSPVGESLATSPVGESLPTSPVGESLATSPVGESLPTSPVGELSLATSPAREVPEATQSGSVVPKVGGKRKRKIQETTSRPVTRSQKEQKK from the exons atgttattgttatatatagttgcccctggaggacatgtgtcacctgagatggaacaagtgtcttcacctgggtcagccagctcaacactactagaag aacatcatggtgatgaggatgatgagtatgatgaggatgacgccacagaagagactgaaatacaatcatgtgaccatgaagaggtgccaatagaaactgttgtaccgccaaatcgtccatcaacttccacatacgatgcaattgtagcttcagagggaaaaatagtggacgcagaaaatcgtcgccattcagacatgatgacagtgctggaaaggatgattggactgcaggaagaaacagtatcacaattggcacatctccacagagtcttcattgaagtgcctaaacagttgcaaaaaatcaacacctcatttgaagcattagttgttcagcaaacacaagctaattactggagaatgactaatgtaccacaattcaacacctcccagccaggatctgttcatgcaggtcagttttcaccacaatCATCTgagattcattcaccaggcccaaatgttaccggtcaagtagcagacattgctgtgcaggttcctgatgacatcctaccgctgccatctctacaaattcagcagcagacacctacaaaggaggcgacaaaaacaaaacaagacacacatgaaacagaccaaccatcacttgtgcagtgtctaccaacttgctcacatgtgtcactgggcacaagccctgtccgtgaacagtcactacccaaaagccctgtaggtgagtcgctgcccaaaagccctgtaggtgaatcgctgcccaaaagccctgtaggtgaatcactgcccacaagccctgtaggtgagtcactggccacaagccctgtaggtgaatcactgcccacaagccctgtaggtgagtcactggccacaagccctgtaggtgaatcactgcccacaagccctgtaggtgaactgtcactggccacaagccctgcccgtgaagtgccagaggccactcaaagtggctctgttgtgcctaaagttggtggcaaaagaaaaaggaaaattcaagagacaacaagcaggcctgttactcgctcgcaaaaggaacaaaaaaaataa